In Aeromicrobium sp. A1-2, the DNA window GGTCCGTACAGCGCCGCGACACCCGAGCTGACGGCCGAGTAGGGGTCAACCTGGCTGGACCCGACGGATCGGACCGCGTTGGTCGAGCAGTTCTGCTCGTGATCGGCGTGCAGGATGAACAGCACCTCGAGCGCCTTGGCCAGCCGCGGGTCGGGGTTGTACTTCTGCTCGCTCATCTTGAACAGCATCGAGAGGAAGTTCTCGGTGTAGGTCAGATCGTTGTCGGGGTAGACGTAGGGCTTGCCCTGCGCGTGACGGAACGACCATGCGCCGAGGGTCGGCATCTTGGCGATCAACCGCACGATCTGGTCGTGCCTGATGTCGGGGTCGTGGATGTTGCGCGCCTCGGGGTAGAACGTCGACAGCGCGCCGACGCTCGACAACAACATCCCCATGGGGTGCGCGTCATAACGGAAGCCCTGCAGCTGCGACTTGAGGTTCTCGTGCACGAACGTGTGGAAGGTGATCTCGTGCACCCACTGCTCGTGCTGCTTCTCAGTCGGCAGCTCGCCGTGGATCAGCAAGTAGGCGACCTCGAGGAACGTCGACTTCTCCGCGAGTTGCTCGATGGGATAGCCGCGGTACTCGAGGATCCCCTTGTCGCCGTCGATGTATGTGACGGAACTTCGGGTCGAAGCGGTGTTGGTGAAACCGGGGTCGTACAGCGCCAGGCCGGGATCGTCCGCGGACTTTCCGATCTGGTTGAAGTCACTCGCACGGACTGTGCCGTCGGTGATCGGGAGCTCATACTCCTCGCCCGTCCGGTTGTCGCGGACGGTCAATGTGTGGTTCTCGGTCACGATGGGTCTCCTGTGACGGCGGACAATGCCCTGCTGCGGGGTGGTGCAGACATCAACCAACTTAGTGCCGCTGGGCAATTCGCACGATGCGGGGTCCGACTGACGGGACTCGTTTTGACCCAAGTGGCCGCTGGCGGTTAACCTTGTGTGTCGTGTCTCCGTTTGGCCACTGCCGCGGGATCGACCACTTGCAGCATCCGCTCAATCATCAGCCACACCCCCCAGAACGAGAAGGT includes these proteins:
- a CDS encoding citrate synthase, yielding MTENHTLTVRDNRTGEEYELPITDGTVRASDFNQIGKSADDPGLALYDPGFTNTASTRSSVTYIDGDKGILEYRGYPIEQLAEKSTFLEVAYLLIHGELPTEKQHEQWVHEITFHTFVHENLKSQLQGFRYDAHPMGMLLSSVGALSTFYPEARNIHDPDIRHDQIVRLIAKMPTLGAWSFRHAQGKPYVYPDNDLTYTENFLSMLFKMSEQKYNPDPRLAKALEVLFILHADHEQNCSTNAVRSVGSSQVDPYSAVSSGVAALYGPLHGGANEAVLKMLKRIGTPDKIPAFIEGVKKGEEKLMGFGHRVYKNFDPRATIIKKAVDDVFAVTGVNPLLEIAQELERIALEDDYFISRKLYPNVDFYSGLIYEALQFPPEMFTVLFAIPRTAGWLAQWVELVDDKEQKIARPKQIYTGDRRLDFVSAQERWK